One window of the Acinetobacter equi genome contains the following:
- a CDS encoding acetyl-CoA carboxylase carboxyltransferase subunit alpha yields the protein MKNKAAQSKAWATVQIARHPERPQFLDYVGEIFTEFDALHGDRLFGDDGAMVGGLARFDGQPVMVIGQHRGRSTREKLKHNFGMSNPEGYRKAQRLMDMAERFNLPVFTFIDTMGAYPGVGAEERGQAEAIASSLAQMSSLKVPVIATVLGEGGSGGALGIGVADRVVMLSHSIYSVISPEGCASILWKTAEKAEQASESLALTAEKLKKIGIVEYVVDEGEGAHLHPEEVMYSLKSVLKEALDELQPMDAKERCEARYQRLMKFGSENLGLAS from the coding sequence ATGAAAAATAAAGCAGCTCAATCAAAAGCATGGGCAACAGTACAAATTGCACGTCATCCTGAACGTCCGCAATTTTTAGATTACGTTGGTGAGATTTTCACAGAATTTGATGCACTTCATGGTGACCGTTTATTTGGTGATGATGGTGCAATGGTTGGTGGATTAGCACGTTTTGATGGTCAACCTGTTATGGTGATTGGTCAGCATCGTGGTCGTAGTACACGTGAAAAATTAAAGCATAACTTTGGTATGAGTAATCCTGAAGGTTATCGTAAAGCACAACGTCTTATGGATATGGCTGAACGGTTTAATCTTCCTGTTTTTACTTTCATTGATACGATGGGTGCATACCCTGGTGTTGGTGCTGAAGAACGTGGTCAGGCCGAAGCAATTGCATCAAGTTTGGCACAAATGTCTAGTCTAAAAGTGCCTGTAATTGCAACAGTTTTGGGTGAAGGTGGCTCTGGTGGTGCACTGGGTATTGGTGTTGCTGACCGTGTGGTTATGCTATCTCACAGTATTTACTCTGTGATTTCACCTGAAGGTTGCGCTTCTATTTTATGGAAGACGGCAGAAAAAGCTGAACAAGCAAGTGAATCCCTAGCTTTAACAGCTGAGAAATTGAAAAAAATTGGTATTGTTGAATATGTGGTGGATGAAGGTGAGGGTGCTCATTTACATCCTGAAGAAGTCATGTATAGCTTGAAATCAGTGCTAAAAGAAGCACTCGATGAATTGCAACCAATGGATGCGAAAGAAAGATGCGAAGCACGTTACCAGCGTTTGATGAAGTTTGGCAGCGAAAATTTAGGATTAGCGTCTTAA
- the polA gene encoding DNA polymerase I, with translation MPPFVLVDGSYFLFRAFHAVPPLTTSTGLHTNAVRGAIAAIQKLMRRIQPTHMAVIFDTPEPTFRHELSPIYKGDRPSMPEELSQQIPYLHALIRALGIPLHMLPGAEADDIIGTLAKRAEALGHQVLISTGDKDMAQLVTDKVTLEDSFKERPLDVNGVFEKFGVWPNQIIDYLTLMGDASDGIMGVPGVGAKTAAKLLTEYGSIGGILENVDKIKGKVGLNIKENVDGIALDHQLASIVIDLDLTFGYDDLKLQDPNVETLRHLYTELEFRNQLQSLDHPNNPNNAAYKQTAKAITKEVQQPTVEAEQQASVTSSDDQLGQATYHTVLTQADWDALFNRLNTEKRFAFDTETTSLDYRIAQIVGFSVAFDAKDAYYVPLTHDYEGAPQQLDREIILAQIKPILENPTINKIGHHLKYDAHVLENHGIQLQGWYFDTMLASYVLNSVATRHGMDDVARLYLSHLTTTYEQVAGKGAKQKTFNQIEIETAAHYAAEDAHVTYRLYEVLDEKLKQHPELINILHNIEMPVARVLTMMEENGIKLDLSFLDQLGNEFAHTIQNLENEITEMAGESFNVSSPKQVGEVLFEKMGLKGGKKTSTGQYSTSESVLEKIDHPITELIIEYRGLSKLKSTYTDGLLKQANNDSQRVHTSYHQALTATGRLSSTDPNLQNIPVREEIGRQIRKAFVAPEGRVLLAADYSQIELRLMAHFSQDEALVHAFNHGQDVHRRTAAEVLGIALEDVTSDQRRQAKAVNFGLLYGMSEFGLTRQLGFSREESRAYIAQYFRRYPGIYDYMERTRQVAREQGFVETVLGRRLYTPDILASNKMIKQAAERAAINAPLQGSAADIIKMAMIAVEKILPKDQAKMLLQVHDELVFEVDENIADELAPQLAEVMQSVLQLSVPLIVEVGKGKNWDEAH, from the coding sequence ATGCCACCATTTGTCTTGGTAGATGGCTCATATTTTTTATTTCGTGCATTTCATGCAGTACCCCCATTAACCACGTCAACAGGTTTACACACTAATGCTGTTCGTGGTGCTATTGCTGCCATCCAAAAATTAATGCGTCGCATACAACCAACACATATGGCTGTTATTTTTGATACGCCTGAACCTACTTTTAGACATGAACTTTCACCTATTTATAAAGGTGATCGCCCTAGTATGCCTGAAGAATTATCACAACAAATTCCATATCTCCATGCATTGATTCGTGCTTTAGGTATTCCTTTACATATGTTACCGGGTGCTGAAGCCGATGACATTATTGGAACTTTAGCTAAACGTGCAGAAGCTTTGGGTCATCAAGTTCTTATCTCGACAGGAGATAAAGATATGGCTCAATTAGTAACAGATAAAGTCACTTTAGAAGATAGCTTTAAAGAACGTCCATTAGATGTAAATGGTGTATTTGAAAAATTTGGCGTCTGGCCAAATCAAATTATTGATTACTTAACCCTCATGGGCGATGCTTCCGATGGCATTATGGGTGTCCCAGGTGTTGGTGCTAAAACGGCTGCAAAATTATTAACCGAATACGGATCAATTGGTGGCATTTTAGAAAATGTTGACAAGATTAAAGGTAAAGTCGGCTTAAATATCAAAGAAAATGTCGATGGTATTGCGCTTGATCACCAACTTGCTAGTATTGTTATTGACCTAGATCTTACTTTTGGCTATGACGACTTAAAACTACAAGATCCAAATGTTGAAACTTTACGTCATCTTTATACAGAACTTGAATTCCGTAACCAATTACAATCTTTAGATCATCCAAATAATCCAAACAATGCAGCTTATAAACAAACTGCCAAAGCCATTACTAAAGAAGTTCAACAACCGACTGTTGAAGCTGAACAACAAGCTAGCGTAACAAGTAGTGATGATCAACTTGGACAAGCGACTTATCATACTGTTCTGACTCAAGCAGATTGGGATGCATTATTTAATCGACTCAATACTGAAAAACGCTTTGCATTTGATACAGAAACCACAAGTTTAGATTATCGAATTGCACAAATTGTTGGTTTTTCTGTAGCTTTTGATGCAAAAGATGCTTACTACGTACCACTTACACATGACTATGAGGGTGCACCTCAACAGCTTGATCGAGAAATCATTCTTGCTCAAATTAAACCTATTTTAGAAAACCCAACAATTAATAAAATTGGACATCATCTAAAATATGATGCTCATGTTCTTGAAAATCATGGCATTCAATTACAAGGCTGGTATTTCGATACCATGCTTGCCTCTTATGTTTTAAATTCAGTCGCAACACGTCACGGTATGGATGATGTGGCTCGTCTATATTTAAGTCATTTAACAACAACATATGAGCAAGTTGCGGGTAAAGGTGCAAAACAAAAAACCTTTAACCAAATTGAAATTGAAACTGCTGCACACTATGCCGCAGAAGATGCACATGTCACCTATCGTTTATATGAAGTTTTAGATGAAAAATTAAAACAGCATCCTGAACTCATCAATATTTTGCATAATATTGAAATGCCTGTAGCACGTGTTCTCACGATGATGGAAGAAAATGGCATTAAACTTGATCTGAGCTTTTTAGATCAACTAGGTAATGAATTCGCACATACCATTCAGAATCTTGAAAATGAAATTACTGAAATGGCAGGTGAAAGTTTTAATGTCAGTTCACCGAAACAAGTAGGTGAAGTACTCTTTGAAAAAATGGGCTTAAAAGGTGGCAAAAAAACATCGACTGGACAATACAGCACCAGTGAAAGTGTTTTAGAAAAAATTGATCATCCTATTACTGAATTGATTATTGAGTATCGTGGTTTATCAAAACTTAAAAGTACCTATACAGATGGTTTATTAAAACAAGCCAACAATGACAGTCAACGTGTTCACACTAGCTATCATCAAGCACTTACAGCGACAGGTCGATTATCATCAACAGATCCAAACTTACAGAATATTCCTGTTCGTGAAGAAATTGGACGTCAAATTCGTAAAGCCTTTGTTGCCCCTGAAGGTCGTGTCTTACTTGCTGCTGATTATTCACAAATTGAATTACGTTTAATGGCACATTTTTCCCAAGATGAAGCCCTCGTTCATGCGTTTAATCATGGGCAAGATGTTCACCGTCGTACCGCAGCAGAAGTTCTTGGTATTGCTTTAGAAGATGTAACATCCGATCAACGTAGACAAGCAAAAGCCGTTAACTTTGGCTTACTTTATGGTATGTCTGAATTTGGTCTAACACGCCAACTTGGATTTAGCCGTGAAGAATCACGTGCCTATATTGCACAATACTTCAGACGTTATCCTGGTATTTATGACTATATGGAGCGTACTCGCCAAGTTGCACGTGAACAAGGCTTTGTTGAAACGGTATTAGGTCGTCGCTTATATACACCAGATATTCTGGCAAGCAATAAAATGATCAAGCAAGCTGCTGAACGTGCTGCAATTAATGCTCCGCTTCAAGGTTCAGCTGCAGATATTATTAAAATGGCAATGATTGCTGTTGAAAAAATACTTCCAAAAGATCAAGCAAAAATGCTACTTCAAGTACACGATGAATTGGTTTTTGAAGTCGATGAAAACATTGCAGATGAGCTTGCTCCACAACTTGCAGAAGTTATGCAATCCGTTTTACAACTGTCTGTTCCATTAATTGTTGAAGTGGGTAAAGGTAAAAACTGGGATGAAGCACATTAA
- the rho gene encoding transcription termination factor Rho, which produces MNLTELKKKPIGELIKIAEFMGLEGMARNRKQDIIFAILKRHAMNGEEIFGDGVLEILSDGFGFLRSAAGSYLAGPDDIYISPSQIRRFNLRTGDTITGTIRPPKEGERYFALLKVNQINYDTPENSRNKILFENLTPLFPTEQLVMELGNGSTEDLTARVVDLIAPIGKGQRSIIVAPPKAGKTMLIQNIAQSIVRNNPEVFLIVLLIDERPEEVTEMERTVRGEVIASTFDESPARHVQVAEMVIEKAKRLVEHKKDVVILLDSITRLARAYNTVIPSSGKVLTGGVDAHALERPKRFFGAARNIEEGGSLTIISTALIETGSKMDEVIYEEFKGTGNQEITLDRRIAEKRVFPAMNIKKSGTRREERLMDEDNLRKVWILRKLLHPMDELAAVEFLLDRMKETKTNDDFFDQMKRKASN; this is translated from the coding sequence ATGAATCTAACTGAACTCAAGAAAAAACCGATTGGCGAACTCATCAAGATTGCCGAGTTTATGGGCCTAGAAGGAATGGCGCGTAACCGTAAGCAAGACATTATTTTTGCCATCTTAAAGCGTCATGCAATGAATGGCGAAGAGATTTTTGGTGATGGCGTTCTAGAAATTTTGTCAGATGGCTTTGGCTTCCTTCGCTCTGCCGCGGGTTCTTATTTAGCAGGCCCTGACGATATCTATATCAGTCCATCGCAAATTCGCCGTTTTAACCTTCGTACTGGTGATACAATTACAGGTACAATTCGTCCACCAAAAGAAGGTGAACGTTATTTTGCTTTATTAAAAGTAAATCAAATCAATTACGATACGCCTGAAAACTCACGCAATAAAATTCTCTTTGAAAACTTAACACCATTATTCCCAACTGAACAATTAGTTATGGAATTAGGTAACGGTTCAACAGAAGATTTAACTGCACGTGTAGTTGACTTAATTGCTCCAATTGGTAAAGGCCAACGTTCTATCATTGTTGCACCTCCAAAAGCGGGTAAAACAATGTTAATTCAAAACATTGCTCAATCCATTGTACGTAATAACCCTGAAGTCTTCCTAATCGTTCTTCTTATTGATGAACGTCCAGAAGAAGTAACTGAAATGGAACGTACAGTTCGTGGAGAAGTAATTGCCTCTACATTCGATGAATCACCAGCACGTCATGTACAAGTTGCTGAAATGGTCATCGAAAAAGCAAAACGTCTAGTAGAACATAAAAAAGATGTTGTTATTCTACTTGACTCAATTACTCGTCTTGCACGTGCATACAACACTGTAATTCCTTCATCAGGTAAGGTTTTAACAGGTGGTGTAGATGCTCATGCTCTAGAACGTCCAAAACGTTTCTTTGGTGCAGCGCGTAATATTGAAGAAGGTGGCTCACTCACAATCATTTCAACTGCGTTAATTGAAACTGGCAGCAAAATGGATGAAGTTATTTACGAAGAATTCAAAGGTACGGGTAACCAAGAGATTACTCTTGATCGTCGTATTGCTGAAAAACGTGTCTTCCCAGCGATGAATATTAAGAAATCTGGTACACGTCGTGAAGAGCGCTTAATGGATGAAGACAACTTACGTAAAGTATGGATTCTTCGCAAGTTACTTCATCCTATGGATGAGCTTGCAGCTGTAGAATTCTTACTTGATCGTATGAAAGAAACCAAAACAAATGATGACTTCTTTGATCAAATGAAACGTAAAGCATCAAACTAA
- the ppx gene encoding exopolyphosphatase yields the protein MSDFLIDEELLAAIDMGSNSFHLAIARVDHGEVKKVASMSEKVQLAAGLDENKNLTEAAQQRGLACLARFVGRLSSVQPNRLRIVATNALRQAKNGHEFIQRAAEILPKPIEIIAGREEARLIYLGVSHTMANSGRRLVIDIGGGSTELIIGEAFEPIHTESIQMGCVAFTKAYFPDGEISQSRFDRAVVAARKEIAGIVNTYKAEGWDTVVGSSGTIKACRQIAVNMGWSNEQEHLTREGLEKLKDKILKCKTTTDIEFNGLKEDRRAVLPAGVAILYAIFDVLNLESLVYSDGALREGVMYDLLGRFQHEDIRDRSVHALIGRYNADPKQAERVVATAQKLFDGVAGILHLSSDDSDLLRRAAYLHEIGLAISHSGYHRHGAYLLQHSDIAGFSQIDQNHLSHLVAHHRRKLRHDAKLDVMKVGGSKLVYLCLLLRLAVLVNHSRSDEMLPAIELTVDNEQQWQLKISGDAKQWPLLIAELHDEQVQFKHWDIGLTIQSEQFIH from the coding sequence ATGTCTGATTTTTTGATTGATGAAGAGTTGCTTGCAGCCATCGACATGGGGTCAAACAGTTTCCATTTAGCTATTGCGCGAGTGGATCATGGTGAAGTAAAAAAAGTTGCCTCAATGTCAGAAAAAGTACAATTGGCAGCAGGATTAGATGAAAATAAAAACTTAACAGAAGCAGCACAACAACGTGGTTTAGCATGTTTAGCAAGATTTGTAGGACGTTTAAGTTCTGTACAGCCAAATCGATTAAGAATAGTGGCGACGAATGCATTACGTCAGGCTAAAAATGGTCATGAATTTATTCAAAGGGCTGCTGAAATTTTACCAAAACCAATTGAAATTATTGCTGGTCGTGAAGAAGCTCGATTAATTTATTTGGGTGTTTCACATACGATGGCAAATAGTGGTCGTCGTTTAGTCATTGATATTGGCGGTGGTTCAACAGAGTTAATTATTGGTGAAGCATTTGAGCCAATTCATACTGAATCTATTCAAATGGGGTGTGTTGCTTTTACTAAAGCATATTTTCCTGATGGTGAAATTAGCCAAAGTCGATTTGATCGAGCCGTTGTTGCTGCACGTAAAGAAATTGCGGGTATTGTAAATACCTATAAAGCTGAAGGATGGGATACTGTTGTTGGCTCTAGTGGTACGATTAAAGCTTGTCGTCAAATTGCAGTGAATATGGGCTGGAGTAATGAACAAGAGCATTTGACTCGCGAAGGTCTAGAAAAATTAAAAGATAAAATTTTAAAATGTAAAACAACTACAGATATTGAATTTAATGGCTTAAAAGAAGATCGGCGAGCAGTTTTGCCTGCTGGTGTTGCAATTTTATATGCAATTTTTGATGTTTTGAATTTAGAGTCTTTGGTTTATTCGGATGGCGCTCTACGAGAGGGTGTAATGTACGATTTACTTGGACGTTTTCAGCATGAAGATATTCGAGACCGGTCTGTACATGCATTAATTGGTCGCTATAATGCAGATCCAAAGCAAGCCGAGCGTGTTGTGGCTACAGCACAAAAGTTATTTGATGGCGTTGCAGGTATTCTTCATTTATCGAGTGATGATAGTGATTTATTACGTCGAGCAGCATATTTACATGAAATTGGTTTAGCAATTAGTCATAGTGGTTACCATCGTCATGGTGCATATTTATTGCAACATTCCGATATTGCTGGTTTTTCACAGATTGATCAAAATCACCTTTCACACTTAGTTGCACATCATCGTCGTAAGCTTCGTCATGATGCTAAATTAGATGTCATGAAAGTAGGTGGTAGCAAATTAGTTTATCTTTGTCTATTGCTTCGTTTAGCAGTTTTAGTGAATCACAGTCGTAGCGATGAGATGCTTCCTGCCATTGAATTAACAGTAGATAATGAGCAACAATGGCAACTTAAAATTTCTGGCGATGCGAAACAATGGCCTTTGTTAATTGCTGAATTGCATGATGAACAAGTGCAATTTAAACATTGGGATATTGGATTAACAATTCAGTCGGAACAATTCATCCATTAA
- the tilS gene encoding tRNA lysidine(34) synthetase TilS — translation MRSTLPAFDEVWQRKFRISVLNQFQNFSENTHFLIGCSGGIDSMLLLHLMSFLYPKKIRAIYVDHQLQNISKDWGEFVSQQCEMLGVPCIVEKVQVADGNLELQARNARYSAYEKHLLSHEILTLAHHQQDQAETVLLRLFSGTGVHGLAAMKVYEERTNFRIWRPFLELTREQICQWAEELNVQNILDPTNTDIHYDRAWCREELWPFLQNRFPKMQQAVSRTSLLMQDADEILKEIVQGDLHECGNHQCLILDKFQLLSQARQRQLLSAWMKGEEQYRPSLDMVERLQKEVIFSKNDAQAKLHWNHYYYVRYQNVLYRIHKSDFLAEQSQDIVEQNISFQLNTMMNVLSGHYQIQTENIGLSFELLNQPLVIKPRIGGEKVHLYGRVGAWPLKKAIQEAQIFPWQRHTIQILSIDNVILGVFTPKGFWLAQSPYCETGGWQPNLLSQR, via the coding sequence ATGCGAAGCACGTTACCAGCGTTTGATGAAGTTTGGCAGCGAAAATTTAGGATTAGCGTCTTAAATCAATTTCAGAATTTTTCTGAAAATACGCACTTTTTAATTGGATGTAGTGGTGGCATAGATTCTATGTTGCTACTACATCTAATGTCTTTTTTATATCCTAAAAAAATTCGAGCCATTTATGTTGATCATCAATTACAAAATATCAGTAAAGATTGGGGGGAATTTGTTTCACAACAATGTGAAATGTTAGGTGTTCCTTGTATTGTTGAAAAAGTACAAGTTGCAGATGGAAATTTAGAATTACAAGCAAGAAATGCACGCTATAGTGCATATGAAAAACATCTTTTATCACATGAAATTTTAACTTTAGCGCATCATCAACAAGATCAAGCAGAAACTGTTTTACTTAGATTATTCTCTGGTACGGGCGTACATGGTCTTGCTGCGATGAAAGTTTATGAAGAAAGAACAAATTTTCGTATTTGGCGACCATTTTTAGAATTAACACGTGAGCAAATTTGCCAATGGGCAGAAGAGCTCAATGTGCAAAATATATTAGATCCAACAAATACAGATATTCATTACGATCGAGCTTGGTGTCGTGAAGAGTTATGGCCATTTTTACAAAATCGCTTTCCAAAAATGCAACAAGCTGTAAGTCGAACAAGTTTGTTGATGCAAGATGCAGATGAAATATTAAAAGAAATTGTACAAGGTGATTTACATGAATGTGGTAATCATCAGTGTTTAATATTAGATAAATTTCAACTTCTTTCTCAAGCAAGACAAAGACAATTATTATCGGCTTGGATGAAAGGTGAGGAGCAGTATCGACCATCTTTAGATATGGTAGAGCGTTTACAAAAAGAAGTGATTTTTTCTAAAAATGATGCTCAAGCAAAGTTACATTGGAATCACTATTATTATGTACGTTATCAAAATGTACTTTATCGAATACATAAAAGTGATTTTTTAGCTGAGCAAAGCCAAGATATTGTTGAACAGAATATTTCATTTCAGCTCAATACTATGATGAATGTATTATCTGGTCACTACCAGATTCAAACTGAAAATATTGGTTTGAGTTTTGAGTTGTTAAATCAACCTTTAGTTATAAAACCACGAATAGGTGGTGAAAAAGTTCATTTATATGGCAGGGTTGGTGCATGGCCATTAAAGAAAGCAATACAAGAAGCACAAATTTTTCCATGGCAACGGCATACAATTCAAATATTGAGCATAGATAATGTTATTCTAGGTGTCTTCACACCGAAGGGATTTTGGTTGGCTCAATCTCCATATTGTGAAACAGGTGGCTGGCAACCCAATTTGCTTTCCCAAAGATAA
- a CDS encoding integration host factor subunit alpha, giving the protein MTALTKAEMADHLSELTSLNRREAKQMVELFFDEISQALIAGEHVKLSGFGNFELRDKRQRPGRNPKTGEEIPISARRVVTFRAGQKFRQRVGNEQID; this is encoded by the coding sequence ATGACAGCATTAACAAAAGCAGAAATGGCTGATCATTTAAGTGAGCTCACGAGTTTAAATCGACGTGAAGCAAAACAAATGGTCGAATTGTTCTTTGATGAAATTAGTCAAGCGCTAATTGCAGGAGAGCATGTGAAACTTTCAGGATTCGGTAACTTCGAGTTGCGTGACAAACGTCAGCGCCCAGGCCGTAATCCTAAAACTGGCGAAGAAATTCCTATTTCAGCTCGTCGAGTTGTAACGTTCCGTGCTGGACAGAAATTTCGTCAGCGCGTTGGGAATGAACAGATCGATTGA
- the trxA gene encoding thioredoxin, translated as MSNNIVNTTDANFAVDVLESETPVLVDFWAGWCAPCKAIAPVLEVLATEYEGKVKIVKVDVTTCSDTAVNYNIRNIPALLMFKNGEVVAQQVGAAPKSKLTAFIEENI; from the coding sequence ATGTCAAACAACATTGTAAATACAACCGATGCTAATTTCGCAGTAGACGTATTAGAGTCAGAAACACCAGTACTCGTAGACTTTTGGGCTGGCTGGTGTGCACCATGTAAAGCAATTGCACCTGTATTAGAAGTACTAGCTACTGAATACGAAGGTAAAGTTAAGATTGTTAAAGTTGATGTAACAACTTGTTCTGATACTGCAGTAAATTATAATATTCGCAACATTCCAGCATTACTTATGTTTAAAAATGGTGAAGTTGTTGCTCAACAGGTAGGTGCTGCACCAAAATCTAAATTAACTGCTTTTATTGAAGAAAATATTTAA
- the proC gene encoding pyrroline-5-carboxylate reductase, with product MSAVLDCNITFIGGGNMAQALIGGLIARGLAPTRITVSDPVEQVRQLLQEKDVHVTDDNIAAIRDADIVLFAVKPQVLVQVLQPLHGLLNDKLVMSIVAGAEIATISNLLGTNKVVRVMPNTPALVQTGAHGLYATDAVNAEDRELASLVLAATGLTLWVNTESQIDAVTAVSGSGPAYFFYMMESMIRAGKNLGLDEKTATALTLQTALGAAQMAITSANSPAQLRKNVTSPNGTTQAAIEVFDRGHISQNIQAALAAAKTRSQELAQDLSESIK from the coding sequence ATGAGTGCAGTATTAGATTGTAATATTACTTTTATTGGTGGTGGTAACATGGCTCAAGCCTTAATTGGTGGCTTGATTGCTAGAGGTTTAGCACCAACACGTATTACAGTTTCAGATCCAGTTGAACAAGTACGTCAATTATTGCAAGAAAAAGATGTGCATGTGACGGATGATAATATTGCCGCAATTCGCGATGCTGATATTGTATTATTTGCAGTAAAGCCTCAGGTTTTGGTTCAAGTATTACAACCACTTCATGGCTTGTTAAATGATAAACTGGTGATGTCGATTGTTGCAGGTGCTGAAATTGCAACAATTTCAAATTTGCTAGGCACAAATAAAGTTGTTCGTGTAATGCCGAATACGCCTGCATTGGTACAAACAGGTGCACATGGTTTATATGCAACTGATGCTGTGAATGCAGAAGATCGTGAATTAGCAAGTTTAGTATTGGCTGCAACAGGTTTAACGCTTTGGGTAAATACCGAATCTCAGATTGATGCCGTGACAGCAGTATCTGGTTCAGGTCCTGCATACTTTTTCTATATGATGGAAAGTATGATTCGTGCTGGTAAAAACTTAGGGCTTGATGAAAAAACAGCAACAGCTTTAACGTTACAAACAGCATTAGGTGCAGCACAAATGGCAATTACGAGTGCAAATTCTCCTGCACAATTACGTAAGAATGTGACTTCACCAAATGGTACAACACAGGCTGCGATTGAAGTTTTTGATCGTGGGCATATTTCACAAAACATTCAAGCTGCGCTAGCTGCTGCGAAAACACGTAGCCAAGAACTTGCACAAGATTTAAGTGAAAGTATTAAATAA
- a CDS encoding YggT family protein, which produces MGANSALIFGIIINVAILLVFFRFLMQLAAVTPYNPVVLSTVKATKIVDIFSRIFPTVAKGRVNLAALVLLVVLYLLKMYGERYLVGIMPNSPVHLLILTFVTMIQDLLRFCRYLIFATIILSWVVMFTQSRSPYIEVVQELAEPLLAPFRRFLPNMGMIDLSPILAFLALYIIEIMMDEAAKVLLTGL; this is translated from the coding sequence ATGGGTGCAAATTCTGCGCTAATTTTTGGAATTATTATTAACGTAGCAATTTTGCTCGTATTCTTCCGTTTTTTAATGCAATTAGCGGCAGTAACTCCTTATAACCCAGTGGTACTTTCGACAGTAAAAGCAACAAAAATTGTTGATATTTTTAGTCGAATTTTTCCAACTGTGGCTAAAGGTCGAGTAAATTTAGCAGCATTGGTTTTATTGGTCGTACTGTATTTGTTAAAGATGTACGGTGAAAGGTATTTGGTTGGTATTATGCCAAATAGTCCTGTCCATTTACTCATCTTAACTTTTGTAACGATGATTCAGGATCTACTACGTTTTTGTCGTTATTTGATTTTTGCTACGATTATTTTAAGTTGGGTGGTAATGTTTACGCAGTCTCGTTCACCTTATATTGAAGTTGTTCAAGAATTAGCGGAACCATTATTAGCACCATTTCGCCGTTTTTTACCGAATATGGGGATGATTGATTTATCACCTATATTAGCATTTTTAGCATTGTATATTATTGAAATTATGATGGATGAAGCAGCAAAAGTATTATTGACGGGTTTGTAA